From Coturnix japonica isolate 7356 chromosome 1, Coturnix japonica 2.1, whole genome shotgun sequence, the proteins below share one genomic window:
- the FGL2 gene encoding fibroleukin codes for MKQLVYLVLLKTALLALTNVFAVVLEEEKDAKEEKTTGTCPVKLKTNGNCDEGEDCPYQINLPPMTIQLPKQFRLIEKTLKEVQTLKEAVNKLKKCCQDCKLQADDNQERDSSNEFLPPNAETPAEIQDNRVKELQSKVNRMATSLKNAKNQIQTLQGRLEKMSLVNMNNVEHYVDSKVANLTFVVNSLDNKCSSQCPAMQPSPVIQVMQRDCADHYAAGKRSSGIYPITPDPRNGTFQVYCDMETQGGGWTVLQRRQDGSTNFNRTWNDYKHGFGNLSREFWLGNDKIHLLTKSQEMQLRIDLEDFNGIKEYAKYHYFYVANEYLKYRLSVHGYSGTAGDALHYSKHYNHDQKFFTTPDKDNDRYASGNCGAFYSSGWWFDACLSANLNGKYYHKKYKGVRNGIFWGTWHGISDDTPSGYKQSFKSVKIMIRPKSFAP; via the exons ATGAAGCAGCTTGTTTACTTAGTCTTGCTTAAGACAGCTCTCCTGGCTTTAACAAATGTGTTTGCAGTTGttttagaggaagaaaaggatgctaaggaagaaaaaacaaccgGTACTTGTCCTGTAAAGCTGAAAACTAATGGGAATTGTGATGAAGGAGAGGACTGTCCGTATCAGATAAACCTGCCGCCAATGACCATCCAGCTACCCAAACAATTCAGACTGATTGAGAAGACTCTCAAGGAAGTACAGACCCTTAAAGAAGCAGTAAACAAGCTGAAGAAGTGCTGCCAGGACTGCAAGCTGCAGGCAGATGACAACCAAGAAAGAGACAGCAGTAATGAATTCCTGCCACCTAATGCAGAAACTCCAGCAGAAATCCAAGATAACAGAGTAAAGGaactgcaaagcaaagtgaACAGAATGGCAACCAGCctaaaaaatgcaaagaaccAGATTCAGACGCTGCAGGGCCGCTTAGAGAAGATGAGTCTCGTGAATATGAACAATGTAGAACATTATGTAGACAGCAAAGTTGCTAATTTGACGTTTGTTGTGAACAGTCTTGATAACAAGTGCTCTTCTCAATGTCCAGCAATGCAGCCAAGCCCTG TTATACAAGTAATGCAGAGAGACTGTGCAGATCATTATGCAGCAGGCAAAAGGAGTAGTGGTATCTACCCAATTACCCCTGACCCCAGAAATGGCACCTTCCAAGTCTACTGTGACATGGAAACACAGGGAGGCGGCTGGACGGTGCTGCAACGGCGTCAGGATGGCAGCACTAACTTCAACAGAACATGGAATGACTACAAACATGGCTTTGGTAACCTCAGCAGGGAGTTTTGGCTGGGGAACGACAAAATTCACCTCCTGACAAAAAGCCAGGAAATGCAGCTGAGAATTGACCTTGAAGATTTCAATGGTATCAAAGAATATGCCAAATACCACTATTTCTATGTGGCCAACGAGTACCTGAAGTATCGTCTCAGCGTTCACGGCTACAGCGGCACAGCAGGAGATGCTCTCCACTACAGCAAGCATTACAACCATGACCAGAAGTTCTTCACAACTCCTGACAAGGACAATGATAGGTACGCATCAGGGAACTGTGGCGCATTCTACAGCTCTGGCTGGTGGTTCGATGCGTGCTTGTCTGCCAACCTCAACGGCAAGTACTACCACAAGAAATACAAAGGCGTTCGCAATGGAATTTTCTGGGGCACGTGGCATGGTATTTCTGATGATACTCCCAGTGGATACAAGCAATCCTTTAAATCAGTAAAAATCATGATCAGACCCAAAAGTTTTGCACCATAA